A stretch of the Glycine soja cultivar W05 chromosome 13, ASM419377v2, whole genome shotgun sequence genome encodes the following:
- the LOC114381967 gene encoding uncharacterized protein LOC114381967 isoform X2 — MLVMCVMLHLRMRCIVSGIARMQFRYGRFCKMSSRLLNVNIGLKLASKKGFSDLIVESDSLVAIKLLTGSCSTNHSSNQLVCNIGQLADQRSLVWHHVFWGVNQVADSLAKKGNMSIEAMAMAGKDYKECCITLEECDPQQPPLYLVAEPNELVKVAAVKIKAKIRDWAKAVASSTSKQLSVANEKCKLSTCS; from the exons ATGCTTGTCATGTGTGTGATGTTGCATCTGAGAATGCGGTGCATTGTTTCAGGGATTGCCCGCATGCAATTCAGGTATGGCAGATTTTGTAAG ATGAGCTCGAGGCTATTAAATGTTAATATCGGTTTAAAGTTGGCGTCTAAGAAAGGGTTTAGTGATCTGATTGTTGAATCAGACTCTCTGGTTGCCATCAAGCTTCTCACCGGGAGTTGTAGTACTAATCATTCCTCTAATCAACTTGTGTGCAATATTGGTCAATTGGCTGATCAAAGAAGTTTGGTTTGGCATCATGTTTTCTGGGGAGTCAACCAAGTGGCGGATTCTTTAGCTAA GAAAGGAAACATGTCTATTGAGGCTATGGCAATGGCAGGCAAGGATTACAAAGAATGTTGCATCACTTTGGAAGAGTGTGACCCACAACAACCTCCTCTGTACCTTGTGGCTGAGCCTAATGAATTAGTTAAGGTGGCTGCAGTGAAGATCAAAGCAAAGATCCGAGACTGGGCAAAAGCCGTTGCTTCATCAACTTCCAAGCAACTAAGTGTCGCTAATGAGAAGTGCAAATTAAGTACATGTAGTTAG
- the LOC114381967 gene encoding uncharacterized protein LOC114381967 isoform X1: MTCFFVGRLICHLLCGIILVWFCSPLQRSLNLVLFLQMSSRLLNVNIGLKLASKKGFSDLIVESDSLVAIKLLTGSCSTNHSSNQLVCNIGQLADQRSLVWHHVFWGVNQVADSLAKKGNMSIEAMAMAGKDYKECCITLEECDPQQPPLYLVAEPNELVKVAAVKIKAKIRDWAKAVASSTSKQLSVANEKCKLSTCS, from the exons ATGACTTGTTTTTTCGTGGGAAGACTCATATGCCATCTCCTTTGCGGGATCATTTTAGTGTGGTTCTGTTCTCCTTTGCAACGTTCCTTGAATCTTGTTCTGTTTTTGCAGATGAGCTCGAGGCTATTAAATGTTAATATCGGTTTAAAGTTGGCGTCTAAGAAAGGGTTTAGTGATCTGATTGTTGAATCAGACTCTCTGGTTGCCATCAAGCTTCTCACCGGGAGTTGTAGTACTAATCATTCCTCTAATCAACTTGTGTGCAATATTGGTCAATTGGCTGATCAAAGAAGTTTGGTTTGGCATCATGTTTTCTGGGGAGTCAACCAAGTGGCGGATTCTTTAGCTAA GAAAGGAAACATGTCTATTGAGGCTATGGCAATGGCAGGCAAGGATTACAAAGAATGTTGCATCACTTTGGAAGAGTGTGACCCACAACAACCTCCTCTGTACCTTGTGGCTGAGCCTAATGAATTAGTTAAGGTGGCTGCAGTGAAGATCAAAGCAAAGATCCGAGACTGGGCAAAAGCCGTTGCTTCATCAACTTCCAAGCAACTAAGTGTCGCTAATGAGAAGTGCAAATTAAGTACATGTAGTTAG